From the genome of Candidatus Paceibacterota bacterium, one region includes:
- a CDS encoding ComEC/Rec2 family competence protein, whose protein sequence is MQNKTFYIVLSSFILGVFLRSFWEISFTLSVLLCLVSGAVLFYIWYVRQKEESGENFSKTIVTASLCLLLISLGILRYSISERGRYPLPERFVGQKVSAEGVITEEPDIRDTYQRLTIILQKIASTAVSAKIITKADRYANFHYGDRVSLSGAITKPENFEPEAGARAFDYVSYLAKDAIYYEMKFPKISLIGEGEGNPIRSVLFKIKNNFIEHINAILSPPHSSLLSGLLVAGKGSLGKDLQDEFVRAGAIQVIVLSGYNVTLVSDAITKALSFLPRTSALSFGALGIILFVVLAGGTASIVRAGIMALVVILGKAFGRRYDVLRALCIAGALMIIVNPKILAFDPSFQLSFLATLGLILGAPLIAPHLLFLPIRFKIRETVTATIATQIFVLPFLLYQIGNLSLVALFTNTLIMMFVPFTMFVGFLATLLSYISIALAFPLTLISYVSLWYELFVVHFFSSLPFAAVQIPWFPWWLMSALYVLYARILFRFYTRRENVGDLFKNQL, encoded by the coding sequence ATGCAAAATAAAACTTTTTATATCGTCCTCTCCAGTTTTATTTTGGGAGTTTTTCTTCGATCGTTTTGGGAAATAAGTTTTACGCTTTCCGTACTCCTCTGTCTCGTGAGTGGTGCTGTACTTTTTTATATTTGGTATGTCCGTCAGAAAGAAGAGAGCGGTGAAAATTTTTCTAAGACGATAGTCACCGCGTCGCTCTGCCTCCTTCTCATATCTCTAGGTATCCTTCGTTACAGCATTTCCGAGCGAGGCCGCTACCCGCTTCCTGAAAGGTTTGTCGGGCAAAAAGTTTCCGCCGAGGGTGTCATTACAGAAGAGCCCGATATTCGTGATACTTACCAGAGGCTTACGATTATTCTCCAAAAGATCGCGTCTACTGCTGTTTCGGCGAAAATTATTACAAAAGCCGATCGTTATGCCAATTTTCATTATGGCGATCGAGTCAGTCTCTCTGGTGCGATTACGAAGCCGGAAAATTTTGAACCAGAAGCCGGCGCGCGGGCATTTGATTACGTTTCGTATCTGGCGAAAGACGCTATTTATTATGAGATGAAATTTCCCAAGATTTCTTTGATCGGAGAGGGAGAGGGAAATCCAATTCGTTCCGTACTTTTCAAGATAAAAAATAATTTTATCGAGCACATAAACGCCATTCTTTCTCCTCCGCACTCCTCGCTCCTTTCGGGGCTTTTAGTTGCGGGAAAAGGATCGCTCGGCAAAGATCTGCAAGACGAATTTGTGCGAGCCGGCGCGATTCAGGTCATTGTCCTTTCCGGGTACAACGTTACTTTAGTTTCTGACGCAATCACGAAAGCACTCTCATTTTTACCTCGCACTTCCGCTCTTTCGTTCGGCGCTCTCGGCATTATCCTTTTTGTTGTCTTAGCAGGAGGAACAGCGAGCATCGTGCGCGCGGGGATTATGGCACTCGTGGTGATTTTGGGAAAAGCTTTTGGGCGCCGATATGATGTTTTGCGCGCACTTTGTATTGCTGGAGCGCTTATGATTATCGTCAATCCAAAAATTTTAGCATTCGATCCCTCCTTCCAGTTATCTTTTCTAGCTACGCTCGGTCTTATTCTAGGAGCTCCGCTTATTGCACCTCACCTCTTATTTCTTCCCATCCGTTTCAAAATAAGAGAAACAGTGACAGCTACGATTGCAACGCAGATTTTTGTCTTGCCGTTTCTTTTATATCAGATCGGAAATCTTTCGCTTGTCGCTCTTTTCACCAACACGCTCATCATGATGTTCGTGCCTTTTACGATGTTTGTAGGTTTTCTTGCCACACTTCTTAGCTATATTTCAATCGCACTGGCTTTTCCTCTCACCCTCATTTCGTATGTTTCTCTCTGGTATGAGCTTTTTGTGGTCCACTTTTTCTCTTCGCTCCCATTTGCAGCGGTTCAGATTCCTTGGTTTCCTTGGTGGCTTATGTCTGCCCTTTATGTTCTTTATGCAAGGATACTTTTTCGATTTTACACAAGACGTGAGAATGTGGGGGATTTATTCAAAAACCAGCTATAA
- a CDS encoding ribonuclease HI, whose product MKKDEIIIFTDGASRGNPGPGGWGAVIAFSGERGADGVHANSAEMRVTEIGGSEKKITNNRMELTGAIEAFKFLSSYPLAAKRFTLFSDSSYLLNGITKWAKAWEANGWKTKTKEDVQNRDLWEKLLDAIDGKNIEWKYLGGHVGIAGNERADEIATSFADGRPTKLYNGVLSGYGRDILNFDLDKSLAKEKSASRAHSNAKAYSYLSLIDGVLIKHSTWADCEKRVKGKKAKFRKALSAEDEQAIMKEWGVK is encoded by the coding sequence ATGAAAAAGGACGAAATAATTATTTTCACCGACGGGGCCTCTCGCGGAAATCCAGGGCCGGGCGGGTGGGGAGCGGTGATAGCGTTTAGCGGCGAGCGTGGAGCGGATGGCGTGCATGCAAATTCAGCAGAAATGCGGGTTACTGAAATCGGTGGCAGTGAGAAAAAGATCACAAACAATAGGATGGAATTAACCGGAGCAATAGAGGCTTTTAAGTTTCTTTCTTCCTATCCGCTCGCCGCTAAACGCTTTACGCTGTTCTCTGATTCAAGCTATCTTTTGAATGGCATAACTAAATGGGCAAAGGCGTGGGAAGCGAATGGTTGGAAGACAAAAACAAAAGAAGATGTGCAAAATCGAGATTTGTGGGAGAAACTTCTTGATGCGATAGATGGCAAAAATATTGAATGGAAATATCTCGGTGGCCATGTGGGAATCGCCGGAAACGAGCGCGCGGATGAGATCGCAACTTCTTTTGCAGATGGAAGACCGACGAAGCTTTATAACGGAGTGCTTTCCGGATACGGGAGAGACATTTTGAATTTCGATCTCGACAAATCTCTCGCAAAAGAAAAAAGCGCTTCGCGCGCTCATTCGAACGCGAAAGCTTATTCATACTTAAGTCTTATCGATGGGGTGCTTATCAAACATTCGACTTGGGCGGACTGCGAAAAGCGAGTAAAAGGCAAAAAAGCGAAATTTCGCAAAGCCCTCTCGGCTGAAGACGAACAAGCTATTATGAAAGAGTGGGGCGTGAAATAG
- the recJ gene encoding single-stranded-DNA-specific exonuclease RecJ, with amino-acid sequence MKSYSTRACLPKDAEKELEAFPELTRHLLFHRGIQNGEDAKTFLNPDYISHVHDPFLLSGMEKAVQRILKAIEKKEKICIYSDYDMDGIPGAIVLSDFFKRIGYKENIRVYIPHRHDEGFGLNHDAIEDIAKEGAKLLITIDCGIADPKEVAHANSLGLDVIVTDHHLPGKILPEAFAIINPKCSPEYPFQDLCGSGVVFKLVQALLLKNDFGLKEGTEKWLLDMVGMATCSDMVPLVGENRVFAQYGLKVLRKSPRVGLVKFFAKNRVNQRDLTEDDIGFTIAPRINAASRMGDPMQAFRLLSTDDEAEADELSDYLNQVNDERKGVVASMVKEMKRKISERFAKKEMPKVLVMGNPLWRPSLLGLAANTLMEAHSRPVFLWGRDGGDGEGALKGSCRSDGSVSLVGLMQATRPGVFAEFGGHHMAGGFTVISDKVHFLEEELEHAYEKAREAYEKPDALVADKKLLLEDVNWQTYGEIEKLAPFGVGNAKPVFLFDKVAIEEVKQFGKEKNHLELIFRKADGRKVSAISFFSSLKDFEVPIEKGSSVNLVASMEKSTFRNFPELRLRIIDIV; translated from the coding sequence ATGAAGTCTTATTCTACCCGGGCATGCTTGCCGAAAGATGCTGAAAAGGAGTTGGAAGCTTTTCCGGAGCTCACTCGTCACCTTTTATTTCATCGGGGTATACAAAATGGTGAAGATGCTAAAACATTTTTAAATCCTGATTATATTTCGCATGTCCATGATCCGTTCCTTCTCTCTGGAATGGAGAAAGCGGTGCAGAGAATTTTGAAAGCGATAGAAAAAAAGGAAAAAATTTGTATCTATAGCGATTACGACATGGACGGAATTCCGGGAGCAATCGTTCTCTCTGATTTTTTCAAAAGAATTGGCTACAAAGAAAATATTCGAGTTTATATTCCGCATCGCCACGACGAGGGGTTTGGATTGAATCATGATGCGATAGAAGACATTGCAAAGGAGGGTGCGAAGCTTCTCATTACTATTGATTGCGGAATTGCTGATCCGAAAGAAGTGGCCCACGCAAATTCGCTTGGTCTTGATGTTATTGTCACCGATCATCATCTGCCTGGGAAAATTTTACCCGAAGCGTTTGCGATCATAAATCCGAAATGTTCTCCGGAGTACCCATTTCAAGATCTTTGTGGTTCTGGGGTTGTGTTCAAACTCGTCCAGGCGCTTCTCTTGAAAAATGATTTTGGTTTGAAAGAGGGAACAGAGAAGTGGCTACTGGACATGGTCGGCATGGCGACCTGTTCGGATATGGTTCCGCTTGTGGGTGAGAATCGTGTTTTTGCGCAATATGGTTTGAAAGTACTACGCAAATCTCCTCGTGTGGGCCTCGTAAAATTTTTTGCAAAGAACCGCGTCAATCAGCGCGATCTTACCGAAGATGATATTGGTTTTACTATTGCTCCGAGAATAAACGCCGCGTCTCGAATGGGCGATCCGATGCAGGCCTTTCGACTTCTCTCGACGGATGATGAGGCGGAAGCAGACGAGCTCTCTGATTATTTGAATCAGGTGAACGATGAACGCAAAGGCGTAGTTGCATCGATGGTCAAAGAGATGAAGAGGAAAATTTCAGAGCGGTTTGCCAAGAAAGAGATGCCGAAAGTTTTGGTGATGGGAAATCCGCTTTGGCGCCCATCGCTTTTGGGACTGGCAGCGAATACTTTAATGGAAGCTCATTCTCGGCCGGTATTTTTGTGGGGCAGAGACGGAGGAGATGGAGAAGGTGCGCTTAAGGGCTCGTGCAGATCGGATGGGAGCGTATCTCTCGTCGGACTTATGCAAGCAACACGCCCAGGAGTATTTGCGGAATTTGGCGGGCACCATATGGCCGGAGGATTCACTGTCATATCAGACAAAGTTCATTTTCTTGAAGAAGAATTGGAACATGCATATGAGAAAGCGCGGGAGGCGTATGAAAAACCGGACGCCCTTGTGGCGGATAAAAAACTTTTGCTCGAAGATGTAAATTGGCAGACCTACGGTGAGATAGAAAAGCTCGCTCCGTTTGGGGTGGGGAATGCGAAACCTGTTTTTCTTTTTGATAAAGTCGCGATCGAAGAAGTAAAGCAGTTTGGGAAAGAGAAAAATCATCTCGAGCTTATCTTTAGAAAAGCAGACGGCAGAAAGGTTTCAGCAATTTCTTTCTTCTCTTCACTTAAAGATTTTGAGGTGCCAATCGAAAAGGGAAGTTCAGTTAATCTTGTCGCCTCGATGGAAAAATCTACCTTCAGAAATTTTCCTGAATTACGATTACGGATTATTGACATTGTATAA
- a CDS encoding HIT domain-containing protein, with the protein MEDDCIFCKIVKKEIPAHIVYEDSDFLAFLDINPQSPGHTQVIPKKHYRWVWDVPNAGEYFELVKKIALTQRKAFNTDWILSKIIGDEVPHAHIWVFPNDKVKGDKKDLEGNVQKLRKKL; encoded by the coding sequence ATGGAAGACGATTGCATCTTTTGCAAAATTGTGAAAAAAGAGATCCCCGCTCATATTGTCTACGAGGACAGTGATTTTCTGGCTTTTCTAGATATCAACCCCCAATCCCCAGGACATACACAAGTTATCCCCAAGAAACACTACCGATGGGTATGGGATGTTCCGAATGCGGGCGAATATTTCGAGTTGGTAAAAAAAATCGCTCTGACGCAAAGAAAAGCATTCAATACAGATTGGATTCTCTCAAAAATAATTGGTGATGAAGTTCCTCATGCCCACATCTGGGTATTTCCGAATGATAAAGTAAAAGGCGATAAAAAAGATCTTGAGGGAAACGTGCAGAAGCTTCGAAAAAAACTTTAG
- a CDS encoding PKD domain-containing protein, which yields MEILHTTLQENHTSYASWHKNPKSSLVHFIIFILILIFSLQTISQVTERLVGDSFAPIQETSKNPALISKHLDIVKQELLAFSEYLSSPEGELNSASIMSSISSLVEKHQALFADLMNVDPYRAIHSAFTPSDIDGLPSAVAAIVAADGTQVTLTGKFEKIHSDSIDPNDPIADQYFLLLSDGTEQPLQFTGEAPEINSTVQVTITGLMQGGILVVAPISQNVLNSLAHGLAVTSGDVKATAGVGIDPAHSTGTHTYLDILFKYPEQPSGIPEDPATELANLKAWSAELNRQTLGRLTIIPTVTQVFVLPQSASYYASVKNGFSLASADAKKLAIAAGFDPNKFDFVSYRFNADQAISACAGLAVVGGKTSWRVSGDEATFIHELAHNAGLNHANFENDQDGAVIGSGYAMEYGDPNDIQGGNMTVGIPPKGFNVAEQAVAHWIDPAQITSLSPSSNSGGTYRIYASDQGAKSGVKYALDVTKDATRHYMVGLLGNIHTVLGSTVINMSAAPNFFTSNGVMLYFTSAPNIEGSALVTTHQSMKKTIIGHLFPDSSAAALLPGETFCDKDTTDGGVCFTLLRRDNSTTPPSADMSVKFGSFPGNQNPNAPVITVPDSVAAYQNATFTATASDPDGDPVTLSWNFGDGTYSTDANATSVSKMYSVPGTYTVTVTAYDGKGGKTQSASKTIAVTSGTPPNDNFANATVLSGATPTGAGSNVGATSEAGEPAEYPGLAGTKKSVWYRWTAPANAHMVLDTAGSRFATMVSIFTGSAVNALSLVADEKPTNGVYHSGQVSWDAVLGTTYNIALYGIDATGAQSAGDFTFAVSTVSQATVDAAVADTPPTIAEPASASPSTTPDNTTQLHVSGADDKGEPSLTYYWTVKSVPSGAHAMFYFVDSIGRVIYASPIGHDAKNLEAIMSGPGQYVFEAHVKDTAGHVVTSDVTVTATAEAEKFTTIAIHPPFATTYPAPATEPLIGKQYYAVALNQRGNPMTTSANISFNWSVNGGATFTSIHTVHAETPGEYTVTASAQGVTGTGILEVLGHDDVVRVNIMRPNNGVSIAVLANSDYQFNAIASNISGVQVVPQPAKHWSVNGGGAIDEATGLLHVGSTLGRYVVSVKTGPQQGITDSVEFVVTNDASLVQTTHTNTPQTPNIPAGAEPAVNSPTVNSLVSGSLPKITSNISSSATVGQAWSYPITASNNPTGFGVTNPASWMSVNTATGVISGTPTGAGTYRLIITATNATGKGSAILTLTIASNGVVANPTPSSSTPTPTPVRSATPTPVPPVADSSQTVAKISISPTSPSVSRGGSQQFTAVVQNANGDVLSTAVHWSTNITSTHRIDANGLFTSDANDPIGSAAIIASVPGTNGTATKFGYTTVKIIAP from the coding sequence ATGGAAATACTTCACACTACGCTTCAGGAAAATCACACTTCGTATGCTTCGTGGCACAAAAATCCGAAGAGCTCTTTGGTGCACTTTATTATTTTCATCCTCATCCTCATTTTTAGCCTTCAAACTATCTCCCAAGTTACAGAAAGGCTTGTCGGGGATTCTTTTGCTCCGATACAAGAGACGTCAAAAAATCCCGCCCTTATCTCCAAACATTTGGATATCGTAAAGCAGGAATTGCTCGCTTTTTCTGAGTACCTATCTTCTCCTGAAGGGGAGCTGAATTCAGCTTCTATAATGAGCAGTATCTCTTCACTCGTCGAAAAACACCAGGCGCTTTTCGCTGACCTTATGAATGTGGATCCTTACCGCGCCATTCATTCAGCTTTTACTCCTTCCGATATAGACGGTTTGCCATCTGCGGTTGCTGCTATAGTGGCGGCGGATGGGACGCAGGTAACTCTTACTGGAAAATTTGAGAAGATCCACAGCGACTCGATAGACCCAAATGATCCAATTGCTGATCAATACTTCCTCCTTCTTTCTGATGGTACCGAACAACCCCTTCAATTTACCGGAGAGGCGCCGGAAATAAATTCCACGGTACAAGTCACTATAACCGGCCTTATGCAGGGCGGGATACTTGTCGTCGCTCCGATTTCTCAAAATGTTCTTAATTCGCTTGCGCATGGTCTGGCGGTTACTTCCGGAGATGTGAAAGCTACTGCTGGTGTTGGAATTGACCCCGCTCACAGCACGGGGACTCACACCTATCTCGACATTCTTTTTAAATATCCTGAACAGCCGAGCGGCATTCCAGAAGATCCTGCTACCGAACTTGCAAATTTGAAAGCCTGGAGCGCAGAGCTTAATAGACAGACACTCGGCCGGCTTACTATCATTCCGACCGTCACTCAAGTTTTCGTACTCCCTCAATCTGCGTCTTATTATGCTTCGGTGAAGAACGGATTTTCTCTCGCTTCTGCTGATGCTAAAAAATTAGCTATAGCGGCTGGCTTCGATCCTAATAAGTTTGACTTTGTCTCTTATCGTTTTAACGCCGATCAAGCTATCAGTGCTTGTGCGGGGCTTGCTGTTGTCGGGGGGAAAACTTCTTGGCGCGTGAGCGGCGACGAAGCGACCTTCATCCATGAATTGGCACACAACGCCGGCTTGAATCATGCAAACTTTGAAAATGATCAAGATGGAGCAGTCATTGGTTCCGGATATGCTATGGAATATGGAGATCCAAATGACATTCAAGGCGGCAATATGACTGTTGGCATACCCCCAAAAGGTTTCAATGTTGCCGAACAGGCGGTAGCGCACTGGATTGACCCTGCACAAATCACTTCTCTTTCTCCAAGTTCAAACTCGGGCGGCACCTATCGTATTTATGCTTCTGACCAAGGCGCGAAGAGCGGGGTAAAGTATGCGCTGGATGTTACAAAAGACGCGACTCGCCATTACATGGTCGGACTCCTTGGAAATATTCATACCGTTCTCGGCTCGACTGTTATTAATATGTCAGCGGCGCCGAATTTCTTCACCTCAAACGGCGTTATGCTCTATTTTACATCCGCTCCCAATATCGAGGGCTCGGCGTTGGTCACTACTCACCAATCGATGAAGAAGACGATTATCGGACATCTCTTTCCTGATAGCAGTGCCGCAGCTCTTCTTCCGGGAGAAACATTCTGCGACAAAGATACCACTGATGGTGGTGTGTGCTTCACGCTTCTTAGAAGGGATAATAGCACTACTCCGCCTTCTGCTGATATGAGTGTAAAATTCGGCAGTTTTCCCGGCAATCAAAATCCAAACGCTCCCGTTATCACTGTGCCTGATTCTGTCGCGGCGTATCAAAACGCGACTTTTACGGCAACAGCAAGCGATCCTGATGGAGATCCCGTTACTCTTTCGTGGAACTTTGGCGACGGTACGTACAGTACTGACGCGAACGCAACGAGCGTGAGTAAAATGTATAGCGTACCCGGCACATATACAGTAACAGTCACCGCGTATGACGGAAAAGGAGGGAAAACTCAATCAGCATCAAAAACGATAGCTGTTACTTCGGGCACTCCTCCAAATGATAACTTCGCGAATGCGACAGTGCTCTCGGGCGCAACACCAACAGGAGCGGGAAGCAATGTTGGTGCTACCTCTGAAGCCGGAGAGCCAGCAGAATATCCAGGACTTGCGGGAACCAAAAAGTCTGTCTGGTATCGATGGACTGCTCCAGCGAATGCCCATATGGTCCTTGATACGGCGGGAAGCAGGTTCGCCACGATGGTATCTATTTTTACCGGCTCTGCGGTCAACGCCCTCTCACTTGTGGCTGATGAAAAGCCGACGAACGGGGTATATCATTCGGGTCAAGTGTCATGGGACGCAGTTCTCGGTACGACTTACAATATTGCCCTCTATGGAATAGATGCTACCGGAGCGCAAAGCGCGGGTGACTTTACCTTTGCTGTGAGTACAGTAAGTCAGGCCACTGTAGATGCAGCTGTAGCTGATACTCCTCCAACTATTGCTGAACCAGCAAGCGCTTCTCCCTCTACTACTCCTGACAATACTACGCAGTTGCATGTATCGGGAGCAGACGACAAGGGAGAGCCGAGTCTTACTTATTACTGGACGGTGAAAAGTGTGCCTTCAGGAGCTCACGCAATGTTTTATTTCGTTGATTCCATTGGCCGGGTAATATACGCAAGTCCAATCGGTCATGATGCGAAAAATTTGGAAGCTATTATGAGCGGACCCGGACAGTATGTTTTTGAGGCTCATGTAAAAGATACCGCTGGCCATGTTGTGACGAGCGATGTGACAGTAACTGCAACCGCTGAAGCCGAAAAATTTACCACTATTGCTATTCATCCTCCATTCGCGACAACCTATCCTGCTCCCGCAACTGAACCACTTATCGGCAAGCAATATTATGCCGTCGCTTTGAATCAGCGGGGAAATCCGATGACAACATCAGCGAATATCTCTTTCAATTGGAGCGTCAATGGCGGGGCAACGTTTACTTCAATTCACACGGTTCACGCGGAAACTCCCGGCGAGTATACGGTTACCGCGAGCGCGCAAGGAGTGACAGGAACCGGTATTCTGGAAGTCTTGGGTCACGATGACGTGGTTCGGGTCAATATTATGCGTCCCAACAATGGCGTATCAATAGCGGTCCTTGCTAATTCTGATTATCAATTCAACGCTATTGCCTCAAATATCTCTGGGGTGCAGGTTGTTCCTCAGCCCGCAAAGCACTGGAGTGTAAACGGCGGCGGCGCGATTGATGAAGCAACAGGACTTCTTCATGTCGGCAGTACGCTTGGACGTTATGTGGTATCGGTAAAGACTGGTCCGCAACAAGGGATCACAGATTCAGTAGAGTTTGTTGTAACGAATGACGCAAGTTTGGTACAAACTACTCATACCAATACTCCTCAAACTCCGAATATTCCCGCGGGAGCCGAGCCAGCAGTAAATTCGCCGACAGTAAATTCTCTTGTCTCTGGTTCGTTGCCAAAAATTACAAGCAACATTTCTTCAAGCGCGACTGTCGGACAAGCTTGGAGTTACCCGATCACCGCTTCCAATAATCCTACGGGGTTTGGTGTTACGAATCCGGCATCCTGGATGAGCGTGAATACAGCCACGGGAGTTATTTCAGGTACTCCGACTGGTGCCGGAACATATCGTCTCATTATCACTGCGACAAATGCGACAGGGAAAGGGAGTGCTATTCTCACTCTGACCATTGCTTCGAATGGTGTTGTCGCGAATCCAACCCCGTCTAGCAGCACGCCAACTCCTACTCCAGTTAGAAGCGCGACTCCAACACCCGTGCCTCCGGTAGCCGACTCAAGTCAGACGGTAGCGAAAATTTCTATTTCGCCAACCAGTCCTTCAGTATCGCGGGGCGGTTCCCAGCAGTTTACTGCTGTGGTTCAAAATGCAAACGGAGATGTTCTTTCAACTGCTGTCCATTGGAGTACAAATATAACTAGTACCCACAGGATTGATGCTAACGGACTTTTCACTTCAGATGCTAATGATCCTATTGGGTCTGCGGCTATCATCGCTTCAGTTCCCGGTACAAACGGAACAGCAACTAAATTTGGCTACACTACGGTAAAAATAATCGCTCCGTAA
- a CDS encoding phosphoglycerate kinase produces MPFFTNRMKSIREAGQLKGKKVLVRCDFNVPVSGNSITDDYRIERTLSLLLYLQKEGAKVVLMSHIESTEKTLLPVFEYLKKTFSISFAQDIYDQSAKDIYNNLSEGDFLLLENVRRYEGETTNDEKFAKDLSEFGEIYVNEAFSASHRAHASIVGVPKYLPSFAGLLLEEEVQNLSRAFNPPHPFLFILAGAKFSTKLPLVEKFLKLADTVFIGGALANDLFKAEGYETGKSLVSEEKIDFSSILQNPKLILPEDVTVENAGKISVEAPDAVSKEEKMTDAGPKTDEILEKKIKEAKFILWNGPLGQYEEGFKEPTFVLAKAIVKSGVEAIVGGGDTLAAIRELDLFDKFSFVSTGGGAMLEFLANETLPGIQALEKA; encoded by the coding sequence ATGCCATTTTTCACTAACAGGATGAAGTCTATTCGAGAAGCCGGACAGCTAAAAGGAAAAAAAGTTTTGGTCCGGTGCGACTTCAATGTTCCTGTTTCTGGGAATAGTATTACGGATGATTATCGAATAGAGAGAACATTGTCGCTTCTTTTGTATTTGCAAAAAGAAGGAGCAAAAGTTGTGCTTATGAGTCACATTGAAAGCACCGAGAAAACGCTTCTCCCCGTTTTTGAATATTTGAAAAAAACTTTCTCAATTTCATTCGCGCAAGATATTTACGATCAATCAGCAAAAGATATTTATAATAATCTCTCTGAAGGAGATTTTCTTTTGTTAGAGAATGTGAGGAGATATGAAGGTGAAACAACAAATGACGAAAAATTTGCAAAAGACTTGTCAGAGTTCGGAGAAATCTATGTGAACGAAGCGTTTTCCGCTTCTCATCGCGCCCACGCATCTATCGTCGGAGTGCCAAAATATCTTCCTTCGTTCGCCGGACTTCTTTTGGAAGAAGAAGTACAAAATCTTTCGAGAGCTTTCAACCCTCCGCATCCATTTCTTTTCATTCTTGCTGGAGCAAAATTCTCAACCAAATTGCCTCTTGTAGAGAAATTTCTAAAACTCGCTGATACAGTGTTCATCGGAGGTGCACTTGCGAACGATCTTTTCAAAGCGGAAGGATACGAGACGGGGAAGTCTTTGGTTTCGGAAGAAAAGATTGATTTTTCTTCGATACTTCAGAATCCAAAACTCATCTTGCCGGAGGATGTGACGGTGGAGAATGCGGGAAAAATTTCTGTGGAAGCGCCTGACGCGGTTTCAAAAGAGGAAAAAATGACGGACGCTGGACCGAAGACAGATGAAATTTTGGAAAAGAAAATCAAAGAAGCAAAGTTCATTCTTTGGAATGGTCCGCTCGGTCAATATGAAGAAGGTTTCAAGGAGCCGACGTTCGTTCTCGCGAAAGCGATTGTGAAAAGCGGGGTGGAAGCGATTGTTGGCGGGGGAGATACTTTGGCGGCAATCCGAGAGCTCGATCTTTTTGATAAATTTTCTTTCGTCTCGACGGGGGGCGGAGCGATGCTTGAATTCCTTGCAAATGAGACTTTGCCGGGCATTCAAGCTTTAGAAAAAGCTTGA
- the tpiA gene encoding triose-phosphate isomerase — MAKKIVIGNWKMNPETLPEARAIFSKIKKIASECKKVNTVICPPVLYLSDLVAKSSRSDIVLGAQDTSSFESSGSYTGFLSPLMIKNTGAEYIIIGHSERRNAGETDDLINKKILASLGAGLKVIFCVGEKERGHDGHFLEFVKSQIHLGLQGVSKKALPNMLIAYEPVWAIGAENAILPRDLHQMKIYIRKVLSEFFGPSAVVKIPVIYGGTVNTENVELLLLAGEVDGLLVGRESLNPKNFGTILKVANASK; from the coding sequence ATGGCGAAAAAAATTGTTATCGGCAACTGGAAAATGAACCCAGAGACTCTTCCTGAAGCTCGGGCGATTTTCTCGAAAATAAAAAAAATTGCCTCCGAGTGTAAAAAAGTAAACACAGTAATTTGTCCTCCCGTTCTCTATCTTTCCGACCTTGTCGCAAAGTCTTCCCGAAGCGATATTGTTTTGGGCGCTCAGGATACTTCTTCTTTTGAATCGAGCGGTTCATATACGGGTTTTCTCTCTCCTCTTATGATTAAAAATACCGGTGCGGAATATATCATTATCGGTCACTCCGAAAGGAGAAATGCCGGCGAGACAGACGATCTAATTAATAAAAAGATTCTCGCGAGTTTGGGCGCTGGGCTTAAAGTGATTTTCTGTGTTGGAGAAAAAGAACGCGGCCACGACGGGCATTTTCTCGAATTCGTGAAGAGTCAAATTCATTTAGGATTACAAGGCGTTTCGAAAAAAGCTTTGCCAAATATGCTTATTGCATATGAACCTGTGTGGGCGATCGGAGCGGAGAATGCAATTTTACCGAGAGACCTCCACCAAATGAAAATTTATATTCGGAAAGTCCTTTCAGAATTTTTTGGCCCGAGCGCTGTTGTTAAAATTCCTGTTATTTACGGAGGCACGGTGAATACAGAAAATGTGGAGCTTCTCCTTCTCGCAGGAGAAGTAGACGGGCTTTTGGTTGGACGAGAATCTCTCAACCCCAAAAATTTCGGTACGATTTTAAAAGTTGCTAATGCATCCAAATAA